In Francisella orientalis FNO12, the sequence ATATATTTTGTTGCTCTACACCATGGTTTAGGAGAATTTGTTTTTTGTTTTCAATAAACTCACACACGCTATTTATAGCATCTTCTTTATCTAAATATTGGTTTCTATCAGTGATGCCTAAATTATGAGTTATTACATATTTCTTTTTATATTTAGCTATAAGTTGGGCTTTTTTCTCAATATCATTACATTCAACATCATTTATCATCCAGATGATATCATTATGTTTCTCTAGCACTTCGCTTATGACTTCAAATCTACGTGTATCAATACTTACAAGAGGTCTATAATTCAAATCATTAAGTTGTTCTTTAAGATATTCTAAGAACTCATCTAATTTATTAAACTCTTCATCAACACTAGTAGCAGTAGCATTAGGCTTAGTCGATTCAGCACCAATGTCAATAATTTCAGCACCATTATTTATTAGCTCAATAAAATTTGATTTACGCTGAGTATCATCAAAATCTCCGTCTGAAAAAGACTGATCTGACAAGTTAACTATACCCATACGCATTGTATTTGATAGTGTTTGATTAAGCTTCTCGATTGGTTCTAATTCCTTAAGTTTAATATTTAGATCCTTTTCTATTCGGATTGGGTGATTCCAACCTTTAGATAATTCTAATAATGGTGCTAGAGCAAAGTTGCGATTGAGTAGTTCCTTATGTGGAATCGTAAGTTTATCTGTTTCTAAAATCAGATCTTCAGCAGCAAGAATATCTAAATCAATAAGTCTGGGAGACCAAACCGGAGCATCAAGATCTCTACCAATTTTTTCTTCTATATCTTTTAAAAATATCAATAAATCTTGAGGTTTAAGATGAGTACTAATTTTAACAGCCGTATTCAAAAATGTGATATCCCATTCTTTAAGAGCATTTTCTTTAAGTAATGCTTTACTACTATATAAGCTAGCTTTTCTAATAATTCTTATATTCTGATGTGATGCTAGAGCATCTAACGCAAGATGAATATTATCTATAGTGAAACCAATATTTGTTCCAATTCCTATAATATATTGCATATTAATTCCTAATAATAAAAGAAGCAGAACCTATCTGTGAAACTGGTGGCTTTTTATTAAGTTTCAAGTATTTGATTGTTATATCCCTATATTTTTCTCCGATAAATAGATAAATTTGCTTAGCTAAGTACTCTATAAGATTACAGCTAATGTTATCACAAAAGCGTTGAATATTATTTCTCAGAGTATAATAACAAATAGTTTCTTTAAGATTATCAGAATTACTTGCGTTATAGTTTTGACTAAATTCAAGTTCTAAGTCTAGAGTTATCATTTGTTTGTGAGATCTTTCCTCCTCAGAGCAACCAAGACTTACATATATTTCCATATCATATAAAAACAGAGATTGTTTCATTTTGTTAGATAAATTATAGTAAATTTTGTTATTTAATATATCATATTAGCAAATGCTTAGATAATTTATTGTCCGCAAATATGTACCAACTTAGAGATTTTTTAGCAAATATAGAAAAATACGATAGAAATGCTTATATATATTTTGATGACACAAGATATAGTCATTACAAGATTTTACAAAAGTCATATAGTTTAGCTAGATTCTTAGAATCTTTTGGTTATAGAAAAATATACTCAAATCTAAAAAACTCGCCATTATCTGTAAGCTTGTATATAGCTAGTTGGATAGTAGATATAGATATTTTTGTACCGATCAATCCAAGATTAGTTGATAATGAGCTAGCAGTAATAATTGAAGATGATAGTCTATTTATCACGGATAAAATATCTAGCCTTGAAGTAAATAAATTATATATAGAAAATCCGACATCATTTTTTGAAAGTCTTGAATATACACAAGACTATACAATTTATGCTAAATCTCTAACAGCGCATGTAAGCTCTGGAACAACAGGATTTTATCAAAAGCATCTTCACGATATTAATCAAATAATCAATTATGCTAATGATAGAATTAATGATTTAGGCTTTAAACAAAATGATCACTTATTAGTAGCATTATCAATAAATCACGCTTTTGCTTTTTCTTATCAAATCTTACCAGCATTAGCTATGGATTTAAATATAACGATTATCCGTGAATTTGATGCAAGATTAATAGCAGAGATTATTAACCAAAATAATGTAACTGCTTTAGCATTGTTACCAACGATGTATCATTTTTTGTTAGAGCAAAATATCAACAACAATCATAATCTACGCTATCTAGGTGTAGCTGGTGATATAGTTAGCGAAAGTTTAGCAGATCAAGTTGAAAATAAGTTTGGTATACCATTACTAAATGGTTTAGGTATGACAGAGATTTTTGGATATGGTCAAAATGTATCTGCTAATACGGTTAATAAAGTTAAAATCTTTGCAGATACTCAAGTAAAAATAGTTAAATTCAAAAATAGTGACTATGGTAAAATCTTCATCAAAAATAATATGTTACCTCTAAATATTCAAACTGAGTGGTTAGAAACGGGAGATATAGGTAGTTTCGATGCTCAAAGTTATGAGCTTAGTTTTTATGGGCGTTATAAGGATATAATTATAAAAGGTGGTTCCAATATATCTCCAATTGAGTTAGAAACTGTAATTTTAAAAATACCAAATATTGATAATTGTATAGTTACTTCTAAAAAAGATAAAATATGGGGAGAAACTGTTTGGGCATATTTGGTGGTATCGCAGCAGTACTCTTTAGAATTTATAAATAATAAGCTGTGCAATTACATAGCTGAATACAAAAAATTAGATGGAATTATTTATATTGACGAAATTCCAACCACTACAACTGGCAAAACTGATAGAAAAAAACTAAAAGAAATGATTAATCATGAGAATACCCAATTACCACAATTTGCAATTCTTGAAGATACTCTAACAAATAACCAAAGCTACTATTTTTACAATCCGGTTGCGGAAGTTATAGCTAACGATAAAGAATCACTTGAGTTAGCTTTGGGGCAATTGGAAGAACTGCAACACCAAGGTTTATATCTGGTTGGATATTTAAGTTATGAAGCCAGTTATTATCTTAATAATAATCTTTATGATTTATGCGATTCTGATGATACTAAGTTACTTCATTTTGTCGCTTTTAGTAATTATTCAAATGAAATCCCCAAGAATATAATTTCAGATAAAAATATAGATCTAATGATAGATAGTCTTAATTTTGCAGATTATCAAAAAAGCTTTGATGAAGTTCAACAAGCACTTATCAATGGTGAGAGCTATCAGATTAATTTAACTAAAAATATCTTAGCTAATACAAAGCTCACTAGCTATGAGTTATATAGCAGGCTCAAACAACAACAATTAGTTAAATATGCTGCATATTTACCATTTTTAAACCCAGATATAATATCAATTTCGCCTGAGCTTTTCTTTAAAAAAGAAGCTGATAATTTACTTGTCAAACCAATGAAAGGTACAGCAAAGCTGACTGGTAATGACTTAGAAGATCAAAAGATATATCAAGAATTATCATCATGTGATAAGAATAGGGCAGAGAACTTAATAATTGTTGATCTTTTGCGTAATGATTTATCTGCTATTACAAATACTCATACTGTA encodes:
- the pabB gene encoding aminodeoxychorismate synthase component I, with translation MSANMYQLRDFLANIEKYDRNAYIYFDDTRYSHYKILQKSYSLARFLESFGYRKIYSNLKNSPLSVSLYIASWIVDIDIFVPINPRLVDNELAVIIEDDSLFITDKISSLEVNKLYIENPTSFFESLEYTQDYTIYAKSLTAHVSSGTTGFYQKHLHDINQIINYANDRINDLGFKQNDHLLVALSINHAFAFSYQILPALAMDLNITIIREFDARLIAEIINQNNVTALALLPTMYHFLLEQNINNNHNLRYLGVAGDIVSESLADQVENKFGIPLLNGLGMTEIFGYGQNVSANTVNKVKIFADTQVKIVKFKNSDYGKIFIKNNMLPLNIQTEWLETGDIGSFDAQSYELSFYGRYKDIIIKGGSNISPIELETVILKIPNIDNCIVTSKKDKIWGETVWAYLVVSQQYSLEFINNKLCNYIAEYKKLDGIIYIDEIPTTTTGKTDRKKLKEMINHENTQLPQFAILEDTLTNNQSYYFYNPVAEVIANDKESLELALGQLEELQHQGLYLVGYLSYEASYYLNNNLYDLCDSDDTKLLHFVAFSNYSNEIPKNIISDKNIDLMIDSLNFADYQKSFDEVQQALINGESYQINLTKNILANTKLTSYELYSRLKQQQLVKYAAYLPFLNPDIISISPELFFKKEADNLLVKPMKGTAKLTGNDLEDQKIYQELSSCDKNRAENLIIVDLLRNDLSAITNTHTVKVDKLFSIEKYKNLLQMTSQISAKVDKQISFRKILDGLFPCGSITGAPKKRTMELIKQIEKGKRGVYTGSIGYIMPNNDMCFNVAIRTIQRHHDSLQIGVGGGITVYSDVESEWQEMNTKINFIRQTYQPDFCLIESLYCCTQFRDLELHLDRLEDSARQLFFDIDICKIRDQLYDYVEQLTDDKEYKIRLEYHYDKSINIEHTEINTTNQHAIKLKICPEKINSANKLFQHKTTHSSTRGFYTQMHHKYIQDKNYELIFLNEKDNITETRFHNIVIEKNDKLYTPKLEDGVLAGVARKALISQGKLQSKSLNLDNLKTADKIYLINSVRGLVPAYLEI
- the folP gene encoding dihydropteroate synthase, with amino-acid sequence MQYIIGIGTNIGFTIDNIHLALDALASHQNIRIIRKASLYSSKALLKENALKEWDITFLNTAVKISTHLKPQDLLIFLKDIEEKIGRDLDAPVWSPRLIDLDILAAEDLILETDKLTIPHKELLNRNFALAPLLELSKGWNHPIRIEKDLNIKLKELEPIEKLNQTLSNTMRMGIVNLSDQSFSDGDFDDTQRKSNFIELINNGAEIIDIGAESTKPNATATSVDEEFNKLDEFLEYLKEQLNDLNYRPLVSIDTRRFEVISEVLEKHNDIIWMINDVECNDIEKKAQLIAKYKKKYVITHNLGITDRNQYLDKEDAINSVCEFIENKKQILLNHGVEQQNIYFDVGFGFGKKADTAKYLLENIVNIKQKLNLKALVGHSRKPSVLGVPKDSHIITLDSATRELSRKLEKLNIDIVRVHKI
- a CDS encoding dihydroneopterin aldolase, with translation MKQSLFLYDMEIYVSLGCSEEERSHKQMITLDLELEFSQNYNASNSDNLKETICYYTLRNNIQRFCDNISCNLIEYLAKQIYLFIGEKYRDITIKYLKLNKKPPVSQIGSASFIIRN